Proteins encoded in a region of the Thermoplasmata archaeon genome:
- a CDS encoding very short patch repair endonuclease: protein MDNHTPEQRRKNMQAIHSKDTEIEVILRKELWKRGLRYRKNCKDLPGKPDIAFKGKKVAIFCDSEFWHGYDWENQKERIGTKREYWIPKIERNMERDRKVEAQLEQMGYTVLRFWRKKIIKNTEECADSIEKTLNRSRCW from the coding sequence GTGGACAATCACACTCCTGAACAGCGCAGAAAGAACATGCAGGCCATCCACTCGAAAGATACAGAGATAGAGGTCATTTTGAGAAAGGAATTATGGAAACGCGGGCTTAGATACAGAAAGAACTGCAAAGACCTTCCGGGAAAACCAGATATAGCATTCAAAGGAAAGAAAGTAGCAATTTTCTGTGATTCAGAATTCTGGCACGGATATGACTGGGAAAATCAGAAAGAACGTATCGGAACCAAGAGAGAATACTGGATTCCGAAAATCGAAAGGAATATGGAAAGAGACCGCAAAGTCGAAGCCCAGCTAGAACAAATGGGGTATACTGTACTGAGATTCTGGAGAAAAAAGATTATAAAAAATACGGAAGAGTGTGCAGACTCTATTGAGAAAACTCTTAATCGTAGTCGATGTTGGTGA
- a CDS encoding NgoFVII family restriction endonuclease translates to MGIKTFVDTPFQKIAEFDKKREYTDTGDVIEDACRVSELRNERLDFSKDAYAIDDFIYHYVVRRPNRLSIHECSMDYIDLDSIKVTKQTGKGFDFTDGKNRFRFSRSKSTILESFSLEHSLYDFGVDFVEDPMRAIVEVYEGEFTIGEPSSQSIVQKPTIVLPLFSTRGGVHVPEKSGLNQWNAGGRRRDFDEIYIPYQKEDRDRIPGFFPARDTPFDLELPSGETISAKVCQDQGKAIMSNPNKELGRWLLRDVLHLDEGQLVTMDMLDSLGVNAVMFTKEDSGKYSIDFTNIDYD, encoded by the coding sequence GTGGGCATCAAAACTTTCGTAGACACCCCTTTTCAGAAGATTGCTGAATTCGACAAGAAACGGGAATACACAGATACTGGAGATGTAATTGAGGATGCTTGCAGAGTATCCGAGCTCAGAAATGAGAGACTCGATTTCTCCAAAGATGCTTATGCGATAGATGATTTCATCTATCATTATGTCGTCCGCAGGCCCAATCGTCTTTCAATCCATGAATGTTCCATGGATTATATCGATCTTGATTCGATCAAGGTTACAAAGCAGACTGGCAAAGGATTTGACTTTACTGATGGAAAGAACAGGTTCAGATTCAGCAGATCTAAGAGTACAATTCTTGAATCTTTTAGTCTTGAGCACTCTCTTTATGATTTCGGAGTGGATTTCGTCGAGGATCCGATGAGGGCTATCGTCGAGGTTTATGAGGGGGAGTTTACTATAGGGGAGCCATCTTCACAGTCTATCGTTCAGAAACCGACTATAGTTCTCCCGCTGTTCTCTACGAGAGGAGGTGTTCACGTCCCAGAAAAGAGCGGACTCAACCAATGGAATGCAGGAGGACGCAGAAGAGATTTTGATGAGATTTACATTCCTTATCAGAAGGAGGATCGCGATCGTATACCAGGCTTCTTCCCAGCTAGGGACACTCCGTTTGATCTGGAGCTGCCCAGCGGGGAGACTATCAGTGCCAAGGTCTGTCAGGATCAGGGAAAGGCCATAATGTCAAATCCCAACAAGGAACTCGGAAGATGGCTTCTCCGGGACGTGCTTCATCTGGATGAGGGGCAGTTAGTCACGATGGATATGCTTGACAGCCTGGGCGTTAATGCAGTGATGTTCACTAAAGAAGATTCGGGTAAGTATTCGATAGATTTCACCAACATCGACTACGATTAA
- a CDS encoding DUF3800 domain-containing protein, producing the protein MTWVVAIDESGDLGKDSRFFSMAAVINERVRNLEPVFKKIPKIREDSKFYNSTESEIIDVLASLPDSDSIIISVTVDKHDYTGSHYGVHGNKLYAAVLGDLFDSVFEHIGAHDVSVFLDRSTFVTILELNSICLEAASHHGTNVKKCVKATSHQNRCVQIADFAAGAINRKFEYDDIRFYGLIEKISFARKH; encoded by the coding sequence ATGACATGGGTCGTTGCAATTGATGAATCAGGGGATCTCGGTAAGGATTCCAGATTCTTCTCTATGGCAGCGGTCATCAACGAGCGTGTACGCAATCTGGAACCTGTTTTCAAAAAGATCCCTAAGATCAGAGAGGATTCCAAATTCTACAACTCGACCGAATCGGAGATCATCGATGTACTGGCTTCGTTGCCCGATTCCGATTCGATCATCATATCGGTCACTGTCGATAAACATGACTATACCGGAAGTCATTATGGGGTTCACGGGAACAAGCTGTACGCAGCTGTCCTCGGGGATCTGTTCGACAGTGTTTTCGAACATATCGGTGCCCATGACGTTTCCGTTTTCTTGGATCGCAGCACCTTCGTGACCATTCTCGAATTGAACAGCATCTGTCTGGAAGCTGCGTCGCATCACGGAACAAACGTGAAGAAATGCGTCAAGGCCACATCCCATCAGAACAGATGTGTCCAGATCGCCGATTTCGCTGCCGGTGCGATAAACCGCAAATTCGAATACGACGATATCAGATTCTACGGGTTAATAGAGAAGATATCCTTTGCCCGCAAGCATTGA